The genomic window CGGTCCTGGCCAAGTTCTTTATGTTTATGATCGTAAAATCCAAGGTCTGTCTGGCATACCCTCTTGAAAGTGGCATTGCGGTAGACTTCTGCAAGCAATCCGACTTCAAGTCCCCAATCGGCCGGGATTCTTATATTGAGCGCAAGATCGCTTGTCATTGCAAATTCACCGGAGAGGGTGTAGCGGAAAGATCTGAAATAGTCCAGGATTTCTGAATCACATCGCAGTTCCTTGTGTAGGGTATCCATCAAGGGCTGGACAAAAAGACGATAAACACGTCCATGCATAGTTTTTTTGTCCAGGTTCACTCTTGCATAATAACCTTTGTTGAAAAAGAAATTCAGATCACGGCTGACTATAGGGTAAAGAAGTTTTAACGGAATGGCAGGTGTATAATTGACAATATCCGCATCATGCAGGGCAATTGCATAAGAATTCAGGCTGGCAACACCCAGGCCCAACCAGGCATCCATACCCTTGCCCCGGAAACCTGTAAGGTCAAGATCAATCTCTTTCATCTCATCAATGATCTTTTGGACCCTTTTGCCATTACACCATATGAGCATATGGTCGGTTTTTAACTGGCTGAAAAATTGTGCAGCTTTTCTGTATTCTTCAGGATTATCAGCTGCCATTGGAATAATTATCTGTTTAACACAGTCACATTTATTTAATGCCTCCACGATTTGCTGGAGGGGAAGTTTTTCGACTTCCTCGTATAATATCGGTATGATCAGGCAAGTAGGTCGCTTTTGTTCAAGTTGCTTGATTTTTTCTTCAAGTTTATTGATATCAATGCAAAAATCATGTATTGTAGTAATATCCTCTTGATGAAAATCCATTTAATACCCCCATTTATGGATTATGTTTTGTACTATGAATATATTTTTGTTATCCTGATTCACCCCCTCCATAAAGTTGAATCAGTGATTGGACGTCTATTCATAATTCCATTTTTGCTCTATATAATGGAGCCAAAAAATTTATAGTTTTCTATTTCCCTGCAATCTCCAATAAGAAAGGCGCAGAATATAAATTTGCCAGTTATATCACGTCAGTATTTCAGAAAAGTATGATAGTAGATTGCATTGGATATATGGTTGTAAATTCTACAAAGTTGAACTTTCGTGCTGTCCTTTTTGAATGATTATATGTAATAGATAATAAGTATTTTATACTACGAATAACCTTATATTTGTATTTATATTTAATATCTGGCGTGGTCAGGAGCACACTATAAATGGAAGGAATGGCGGCAGAAAAATGGTTTCAGCTTGGTTTTCATGCCGAATATCCTGAAGACAAGATTCGTTGCTACTCACGCGTTCTCGAAGTGGAAAAAGATTCTCTTATCTGGGATAACGAAGCGATTGCTCTTGTATGGACAAATAAAGGTATAGCTCACAGTGATCTGACAGAATACCAGGAAGCTATTCGTTGTTTTGATAATGCTCTTGAACTTAATGGGAATAATCCCGATATCTGGTACAATAGAGGCATAGTTTATTCCTAGTTGAAATAGCCAGAAAAAGCGATTGAATGTTTTGACAGATCCATCGGGATTGATCCAGATTATGATAATGCATGGCTGAATAAAGGCATGATGTTCTGTAGTATGGAAAAATATGAAGAGGCCCTTATGTGTTATGAACATATAAATGTCAGGGAAACTGATTCTTCTGAAAAGAGAACCATTTTGTGGAACTGTCGGGGGATATCACATTTCTTAAAAGGAGCATATGATGAAGCGACACGATGTTTTTCTCATGTATTAAATCTTGATCCGGAGTGTGAAGAAGCAAAAAATTACCTGAAAAAAGCAATATCCCTCCTTAATCAGCAAAAAAAACAAACATCCAATTACTAAGGACCCATTATTTGTGTTTAATTTTATATATGTGAAATCCCAATATCTCTACGATCATACTACCAATTTATGAAGAGGGATGGAAATACTGGGTAATTTAAAAAACTCTATACGTCATTCTGTATTGCCATTTGCATCCAGGATCCCCCTTTCTCCCGACACCATCACATACCTTGGGCTTTTTGTAAGTTTTCTGGCAGCTTTTGAATTCGCAAAAGGCGATCTTTTATACGGTGCCCTTTTTTTAATTCTTGGAGGGGTACTTGATGTTTTAGATGGGGCCGTTGCACGTGTAAGTGGTACAACATCGGCTTTTGGGGGGGTACTTGATTCGGTATGTGATCGTTATGCAGATGCTATTGTTTTTGCAGGCTTGATTTATGGTTTTATAAACAACACAATCCAAGGGAGCGGATTTTTTATAGAAGGGTGGATTTGGTGTATGTTTGCAATGATCGGTTCATATCTTGTCAGTTACACACGTGCACGTGCCGAAGCGGCAGGTGCATCCAAACTTGATATAGGGGTGGCAGAAAGATCAGAAAGAATTATAATTCTGATCATCGGCGCCCTTTCAGGTTTCCTCCTGCAGGCACTTGCACTTATTGCAATCCTGACCCATATTACTTTTATACAGCGGGTAATGGGGGCAAAACAGCGTCTATAGAAGAGATTATATAACACATCATTTATGTCTAGGTTGGACTACTTTACAATCACAGCTGAGGATTATTATGCTATATGAGGCAGAAGTCACCATCAATCTAAAGGCCGGTATGCTGGACCCTGAAGGAACTACCATTAAGCGTGCTCTGGGACACCTGGGCTATAATACAGAGAGTGTTAAAAGCACCAAAAGGTATGTCATTGAACTTAATGCAGAATCAGAAGAAAATGCCCGTGGACTTGTTGACCAAATGTGTCAGAAACTGATTGCAAACCCTATCATTCACGATTACTCGATTGACCTGAGGGAAATAGAATGACCGTTGCCATCATACAGTTCGGTGGAAGCAATTGTGATAATGATGTCCTGCATGTCTTGCAGGATGTACTTGGAATCGAAGCCGAACTTGTCTGGTATAAAGAGGAAAAACTCGATGGCTATGAGGCCGCTGTAATCCCGGGTGGTTTCTCATATGGTGACTATCTGCGATCAGGTGCTATTGCTTCAAGGACACCTATTATGGATGCCGTGAGAAAACTGGCTGATGATGGCAAGTCAGTGATGGGGATATGCAACGGTTTCCAGATACTCACTGAATCAGGTCTGCTTGATGGCGCCCTCACAACAAACAGTTATCCCAAGTTCAAATGTGAATGGTCGTATCTGAGGGTGGAAAATACGAATACGCCTTTTACTTCAAAGTATGACAAAGGTCAGATAATCCGCATCCCGATTGCCCATAAGGATGGCAAATACTACCATAATGACGCATCCCTGCAACAGCTGGAGGATAACAATCAGGTTGTATTCAGATATGTAGATGAAAACGGCAATCCCACCGAAGCTGTCAACCCAAACGGTTCACGTAATAACATTGCAGGCATCACAAATAGAACGGGCAATGTACTGGGTATGATGCCACATCCCGAAAGAGCATCGGAGACAATTATAGGTTCTGATGATGGTCTTTTGATGTTTAAGTCGATGGTTGAAACTGGCCGGAAATAATCATTTGCTTCCTTTTATTTTTGCAGCGGTTTTCCAGGAATGCCTGAC from Methanohalophilus halophilus includes these protein-coding regions:
- the gpgS gene encoding glucosyl-3-phosphoglycerate synthase, whose protein sequence is MDFHQEDITTIHDFCIDINKLEEKIKQLEQKRPTCLIIPILYEEVEKLPLQQIVEALNKCDCVKQIIIPMAADNPEEYRKAAQFFSQLKTDHMLIWCNGKRVQKIIDEMKEIDLDLTGFRGKGMDAWLGLGVASLNSYAIALHDADIVNYTPAIPLKLLYPIVSRDLNFFFNKGYYARVNLDKKTMHGRVYRLFVQPLMDTLHKELRCDSEILDYFRSFRYTLSGEFAMTSDLALNIRIPADWGLEVGLLAEVYRNATFKRVCQTDLGFYDHKHKELGQDRTEGLCKMTGDIFSTLLRIITESSSTPISHPLLHSIQVKYKRRGQDLIRKYYTDALFNDLNFNRHEEETYVDMFSKVIMKSGEEYLDNPHDMLLPDWTRVLSAIPDLREQICYAAREDAREFNGHVFEYK
- a CDS encoding tetratricopeptide repeat protein, which gives rise to MEGMAAEKWFQLGFHAEYPEDKIRCYSRVLEVEKDSLIWDNEAIALVWTNKGIAHSDLTEYQEAIRCFDNALELNGNNPDIWYNRGIVYS
- a CDS encoding tetratricopeptide repeat protein; this encodes MEKYEEALMCYEHINVRETDSSEKRTILWNCRGISHFLKGAYDEATRCFSHVLNLDPECEEAKNYLKKAISLLNQQKKQTSNY
- a CDS encoding CDP-alcohol phosphatidyltransferase family protein yields the protein MEILGNLKNSIRHSVLPFASRIPLSPDTITYLGLFVSFLAAFEFAKGDLLYGALFLILGGVLDVLDGAVARVSGTTSAFGGVLDSVCDRYADAIVFAGLIYGFINNTIQGSGFFIEGWIWCMFAMIGSYLVSYTRARAEAAGASKLDIGVAERSERIIILIIGALSGFLLQALALIAILTHITFIQRVMGAKQRL
- the purS gene encoding phosphoribosylformylglycinamidine synthase subunit PurS, with amino-acid sequence MLYEAEVTINLKAGMLDPEGTTIKRALGHLGYNTESVKSTKRYVIELNAESEENARGLVDQMCQKLIANPIIHDYSIDLREIE
- the purQ gene encoding phosphoribosylformylglycinamidine synthase I gives rise to the protein MTVAIIQFGGSNCDNDVLHVLQDVLGIEAELVWYKEEKLDGYEAAVIPGGFSYGDYLRSGAIASRTPIMDAVRKLADDGKSVMGICNGFQILTESGLLDGALTTNSYPKFKCEWSYLRVENTNTPFTSKYDKGQIIRIPIAHKDGKYYHNDASLQQLEDNNQVVFRYVDENGNPTEAVNPNGSRNNIAGITNRTGNVLGMMPHPERASETIIGSDDGLLMFKSMVETGRK